The Solanum dulcamara chromosome 2, daSolDulc1.2, whole genome shotgun sequence region acatgaagataTGCGATTTATCAATGCGGCGCATTTATGCGATTTATCAATGCGGCGCATTAAGGTATTCtgaattttgatatcttgtttATAAACTATGGTTTCTCATTTAGTAAGATTGCATAAGAATTAGagaaattttgatagttttcacaACTTGTGGGGTTTTCATGTTTATGAGAAAAAATACAACTTTACAAATTGCATGTCAAAgtaaaattttaacttcaagTCAACCTGATTCCAAATAATGATTCCATATCGCATgttcaaacgggctcttagtttGATCAAACTTTTTGCAATTGTTTCCCTAATATAtctttgataataattgaaatagTTAACCACTTAAAATAAGTCGTCTCCTTTAGTTATATACACACATCATCCTCAAATAGAACATGTTTGAGATTTTATTACTCATTGAGActaattcataaaattaaagaaggtgacacattttaagtaattaacttatttactTAATAGACATTTgagaacacacacaaaaatattttaaaatatgaactaaagatgtataataaaaaatattttatcatatgtTTAAGTGTTCAATTGAAACAACAAGTCATAATCCAAATATCTAAATGAAATTTacttcataaattttaaaagctGTCAATATATATAGCCTTAACAAAATTTGTATGCAAGGCAAAAAAATGTTCTCTCTGAGTTTACTTAAAAAAATAAGCTTAGTATCACATAAatcaatgatttttttatttttttatacgaGAAGCTTATTGAGTGCTGAGTAAATTATTTATtgatattaagtgaattttaaattacaaatataaaaatatgaatcaaaactattaaattttatcaaatcCTAAGATAAACCGTAGCTCCGCCTCTATATCTGTGTGTTGACGATATAAACACAATATAGTCAAAACTAAGTCGTTTATAAAGTAATTACAAGTAAATTTTCATATAGTCgttaaataaaaatgataactaACATGTTGTTATAGAATAATTCACATTGATAAtatattcaacaacaacaataaattcaatataattttataaataagatttgaaaaaaataatgtgtACACATACTTTACCTCaataacaaaaaacaaaaagttATTTCTCATCGAACTTCAGCTTATACCAATAAtgtataaattttttttcaCATTTGTATCCTAGGCAAATACTGTCTTTTtttgatattgagaaaagatCAGTTTTAATATATGTCTGTACATAAATCCATGAATTGTTTCTCCttaaataacaattttttttgtttgttgtaGATTACAAAATTTCAGAGGGAATATTAGATTCCTTGTTTGTTTAATTAAAGCAATCCCAATAAGCATGTCCTACTTACCCCAACTTACCCTACTCTATCCCCCATGAcccaataaaaatatttaataataataataataataatcattttAGTGCTTCACAGTCAGATTCTCAAATAccctttaaattttttttagttccttgaaaaaataaatagtgaAAAAAATTCTAAACCAATGAATGATTAAAGgaatttttctgtttttttccCACCTTTTTGAATTTATCTTGACatgtttaatttaattaaataaacatcCCATTTTTTTTGGTTACAGAAGAGaattatatatttgttctttgcTTTACTGAACTAAAGTGGCTGGCATGTTGTTTTTGCTCTCACTTTTTTACCACCAAAAACctgtctcttttttttttgttttcttgaaaGATTCTGACATAAAGCTGTTTGAAACTTTGAGTGAGTGAGTGAGTGTAAGTTTTCTGTAAAATGAAGCAGCAAAGCATGAGGAATTGTACCACTTTCCAATGAttcaaatttcttgatttttttttttgtgtgttttgtgaaAAAAACAAAGTCCCAAATTCTTCTTTCATAAAAAAGATCTCATTTTTGCTCTTTGTTTTGCTGTTTCTTGGAGTTTTTAAGACCAATGGAAACAAGAAGTATGAATGGTGTTTTTGGTTTTGTGGTGTTGTTGTGTTTCTTGGTTTACTCCAATGCTATGCTTACCCCTGGTGGTGTTAATTATGAAGGTTAGTTCTTGTTATTTCTAACAAAGATTGAAACTTTGagatattttttgtaattttttttgaacttatATGGGGTTTGGAATGAGATTgatcaaattagaaaatatcaagaatttaaaaatatacGTTACCCCTGTTGGTGTTTATTATGAAGGTTACTTCTTGTggtttttcttataaagattgGAACTTTGAGActtttttgttgaaaaataCATATGGGGTGTCTGAAAATTTTGAAAGGAATGAgattttgatcaaatttttaCAATATCAAGAAATTTGAAATATGCTTACCCCTGTTGGAGTTAATTATGAAGGTTAACTTTGGGACTTTTTCTGTGAAAAACTTATATGGAGTGTCTGAAAATTTTGAAAGGGATaagattttgataaaaaatttaaaatatcaagaaTTTTAAAGTATGCTTAACCCTGTTGGAGTTAATTATGAAGGTTTGTTCTTGTGGTTTTTCTCATAAAGATTGAAACTTTGAGactttcttttgaaaaatttatatgGGGTGTGAAATTTTTGAAAGCAATGAGATTTTGATCAAATTTTAGAAATATCAAGAATTTTGAAATATGCTTAACCCTTCTGGTGTTAATTATGAAGGTTGGTTCTTGTGATTTCTCATAAAGATTGAAACTTTGAGACTTTGTGGAAAACTTATATGAGGTTTCtgaaaatttttaaaaggaaTGAGATTTgaacaaatttcaaaaatatcgaGATGTTCATCTtttttaactttctttttatgttGATTTTGAACAGTGCAAGCTTTAATGGAGATCAGGAACTCATTACATGATCCACATGGTGTTTTGAATTGGGATGAAAGTTCTGTTGATCCATGTAGCTGGAATATGATCAGTTGTTCAAGTGATAAATTTGTCACTGGCTTGTAAGTAcacaacttttttttatttttggtttccCACCGATTGTCCGGTATCCACATTGGAGCCGACTAAGGTTTTGAACTTCGTAAGGCCCTTTAAAGGAAAAGCTCTCCCAAATAAAACCTTTTTTATTCCTAAGACTTGAACACGAGATTTCTGGTTAAGAGTTTAGTTATTACAAGTTTTCTTGAGTGCACTCTAGTTTTATGATTGTGGCTTTGAAACAAATGAAAATCTTTCTAGTAATAGCAAAACAATATGCTAAAAATGGTTtggatttttttgtttttgaattcTGCAGGGCTGGTGCAAGCCAAAGTTTGTCTGGGAAAATATCACCATACATCCACAACTTGACTCACTTGGAGCTACTGTGAGTACTttgtatgaagaaaaaaaaatgaaatttcaaaTGATTGATTGTTTGATTCAAGAAGATAGAAAATAGTACTAATATTAATCTACTTTTATTTTTACAGGCTTCTGCAGAGCAATAATATAACAGGATCAATTCCAACTGAACTTGGAATGCTTCAGAAACTTAGAACAATTGATCTTTCTGATAATCAACTCACTGGGAAAATCCCTCCATCTTTAGCTCAATTGAAAAGCCTTCAATACTTGTAAGCAAAGAAAATTTTTAAAGattttgatataaaaatgaGTTCTTGAATTAAAAAAGctaatgattatgtttttctttttgaattgtGTTATAGGAGACTAAACAACAATAGTCTTAGTGGAGCTGTTCCTTTGGAATTATCCAATATGACTCAACTGACTCTTCTGTAAGTACCTTAGCCTCATTTATCTTTGTTTATTTTCTCATACTTGAAGGGGAGCCTTAGAGCAACGGTAAAGTTGTCTTTGTGTGACCTATATAGTAACACGTTCGAGTCGTGAAAATACTTGTGTTAGGGTAGGCTTCCTATATTATACCCTTTGGGGTGAACGTTGGAACGCTTTGTGCACCAGACTgcctttttttcccttttgctgttttcatgagtttattttgatgGGATTCTGGTTGATTTTTTCTAGAGACTTGTCTTTTAACAATCTGAGTGGTCCTGTGCCAAGGTTTCTGGCTAAAACATTCAAGTAAGTTTGATGTACAATTCtttgaatttcattttttttcctgatTAGAGCAAATAAATCAACTTTTTCTCTCATTGATTCAGCATTTTGGGCAATCCCGTTATATGTGCAACTGGAAAAGAACCAGAATGCAATGGAACAACAACATCCATGCCTCTGCCCTTCACTTTGAACAACTCACAAAGTAAGAATCTTGAATCATCCTCCTAAAAAATTTTCCGAGCTAGCTTGTACGCGCCTCAATTGTTCCACAAATCTTGGTTGTTGTCAAGTGATCTCATTATTAACCATtatatatcctttcttttttctGCTTCTGATTTCAAAGTTGTTATGAGTAACAACTGCATTATGAGGATTCATCATGAATCGACAAGTTTTTTACTGGATGCAATCCTCCTCCTTTAACGGCTTGGGACAAGTCACGTGAACAAGTTCACATAGGCGGAGTTTTTCTTATGATTACATTTTACTGTTTTAGTAGCACTTAAGATACATGTTGTAAATTTGTTTTGGGGTAAATTTTTCAGCTGGTGAAAGCATATTGCATAGTTTGTGTATTGTACTATTCACAACTGAATATATCTTGTTATATCTCAGATGCTCAGCCTTTTGGAAGGCCTAAAACTCACAAAATTGCCTTAGCCTTTGGGACAAGTCTTGGATGCATCTGCCTACTAATTATTGGCTTTGGTTTCTTTCTGTGGTGTAGACAAAATCACAACAAGCAAATTTTCTTTGACATCAATGGTAAGTATGATATGCAGCTAAAACCTGTATTGCTCGAATCCTTAGGTATTAATAATGTGTTTCTTCAACTAAGGGGATCATTTTTGTTGACATACTTGTTAATTTCAGAACAACATCATGAACAAGTATGCTTGGGAAACTTGAGAAGGTTCCAATTTAGGGAACTGCAAGCTGCCACAAACAACTTCAGCAACAAGAAGATACTGGGAAAAGGCGGTTTTGGAAACGTCTACAAAGGTTGTCTTAGTGATGGCACAATTGTTGCTGTAAAAAGGCTCAAAGACGGGAATGCAATCGGAGGAGACAAACAATTCCAAACAGAAGTTGAAATGATCAGCTTGGCAGTGCATCGCAATCTCCTCCGTCTGTATGGGTTCTCCATGACACCAACTGAAAGGCTTCTGGTTTACCCTTACATGTCTAATGGAAGCGTTGCTTCTCGTCTCAAAGGTAAAAACAACCTTAAAGAACTAAAGATTATGcaattttcatcaaaaaatatgGTGGGATGGTTGAGATCCTGTCATCCTTAACCATAGTAGGCTTACCTGTGTGAATCGGAATAGTCGAACTAGTGGACTTCAGATACCTGATGGTCGATTTCTCTATTTCTGTTGTTTCTTGAAGCCAAGCCACCGTTGGACTGGActataagaaaaagaattgCATTAGGAGCTGCAAGAGGTTTACTATATCTACATGAGCAGTGTGATCCAAAGATTATCCACAGGGATGTGAAGGCTGCAAACATATTGCTCGACGATGACTGCGAGGCTGTCGTGGGAGATTTTGGATTGGCAAAGCTATTGGATCATCGCGATTCACATGTCACAACTGCAGTAAGGGGAACTGTAGGACATATAGCTCCTGAGTATCTCTCTACAGGACAGTCCTCTGATAAAACAGATGTTTTCGGGTTTGGGATTCTCCTGCTAGAGCTGATATCTGGCCAGAGAGCTCTTGAATTTGGTAAAGCAGCAAATCAGAAAGGCGCTATGCTTGATTGGGTAAGTATTACACATTCCAAAATATGTTAAAAATCTTCCGTTTCATTTTGTCTTACTTTCCATTTTAGTctgtttagaaaaaaaaaagcctCAAACCATTCTATATCTAGTAAGTTTTTTGTTTCAACATTCTCTTTTTACCTTTAAACAACGTTCGCTTATAGGAATGACTtaacatgtttaagaccactgATTCAAAGGGTATTTGATCACAAGATTCCAAAGTCGTATTTACGTATTGAAACTTTGTACTCGATCAAACTTAGACGGACAAAAAGGAACGGAGAAAGTATCTTAAATCTTGTTGGGGTTGACAATATTAATGTGCATATTTGTTGCAGGTAAAAAAGATTCACCTGGAGAAAAAGCTTGACATGCTGGTGAGCAAGGACTTAAAGGACAAATATGATCGGATCGAGCTCGAGGAAATGGTTCAAGTAGCTCTCATATGCACTCAGTACCACCCTAGTCATAGACCAAAAATGTCAGAAGTGGTAAGAATGCTCGAAGGAGACGGACTTGCAGAGAAATGGGAAGCTTCTCAAAGAGCGGACTCTACCCGATGCAGAGCTAATGAGTTCTCCTCTTCAGAAAGATATTCTGATCTTACTGACGATTCTTCATTGCTTGTCCAAGCAATGGAACTATCAGGGCCAAGGTGATATATAGATTATAAAAGACAATTAGATGAAACAAAAAAGGGCATCTGAGACAGAATGCTCAAGTAATATCTGTATGTtattgaactttttttttttttacttttgataACTGAGAAGTCCTCGAGGGTCAATGGCAGACGGTAACTCAGTGGATCATAGAAGATGACACCGCTCTACTctttctccacttaaataccagACTTTTGTCTGCAGTAGAGTTCGATTGAGCTTGTATATATGATCATATGGAAGCTGCATAAAGGAATGTGATATGTTCTGACTGTACAGGAACAAGATTTATGAGCAACTGACCTCCCCCatccacccccccccccctcttttttttctttttttctttttcctcttcCTGTTTTGAGTGAGAATTTTTCTGGGATGTGGAATTGTAACCTTGAGCTTGTAAGAATAATGTTGTTGAAATTCAATTTCAGCTTATAAGTATTGGATCATAATTCGTTGAAACAAACAACCAAAGTCTCATCCCATAGATCATTTAGACATTTTTGATGTCTATTACGAAAATAAGTTATCCACTTAAAATTTATCCCCTCATTAAACACATTCGCCTAAATAAGACGTAAAACCCTAAACATTTTCTAATTGATGTtgatgtgtataattaaagaagATGACATATTTTAAATGGTTAACTTGTTTACATAGACACTTTTGAAAACACAGTGTAATACTATATCTGTTTGGATGCTCAATTGAAACAAGTCACTGTTTCAGATATCCAAATGAAATTTGCTGCCAAGTTGAAAATATATTAAGCCAATCCAAAAAGGCAACAGCATTTTGTAAAACATTCACTTAAGTTCCCAAACTGATGAGTCTTCATAGTACCTTATGACAAAGGCAAAACACAGCCTTATTACAGCATCAAACATTCTTTCTATTAACACTTTCAAAATGTTTTAACTTGAAAGACTCATTATGATCAAGAAGGATTGAGATGTGGATACTAATCTACACAATACTCAACTTCAGCTTTAGATGATGCCCGCTGAAATTTTGTTATCTCAGCGAGTGCTTTGAGAGATTCTTTATCTCCAATTTCACAGGGCTTGATTACCATTCTCACCAGTGCTGGAGACTTGGCCAATAAAACCTTGATAAACTGCATTTCAGCCTCTGCTCCTATTACATCATAAAACTTTACTGTCCTCAGGTGATTGAAAGTCATATTCGAGAAGCTTGAAGGTATCTCATCAAGAACATCCCGGGGCACAGGTTCACAATGATGGTCCACATCAGGATCACCACACACCTAAGAAAGGTCAAGAAAAACCATAAGCCTGGATTTAAAACTGAAGAACTAATTATGAGTATGCAGAATAAGAAAGTCATTATATACGAAAAACACatataaaagaaagagagaaaaataaacataattcacaaccttaatttcaatttcttctaCATTTGGAGAGCTTCTTATCAAGCAAAGAAcaaaagaaaactcaaagaaTTCTCCCAGAGTAATCCAAGATATGTAGAGGCGTTTAAGACAATTAAGAGCAGAGGGAAGCCTTGTAGGCATAGCTTTAGCTGGTCCAACATGCACCATCTAGGAAGAAAATGTCAAAATCAGGATGAGTCAAAAGCCCAAAAGATAGTACATCTATGAAAATGCATTACAATTAAGTCATGCAGCAACCTTACCTGGAGTATGTCCTGTTTCCAGCAGAGATTCTCGAGAGCAGAAATAGACTCAAAAATCTTGGCAAGATCATGTCCCTCCTCTACAAAAAATTCTGTAGGTATATATGAAGCATTGGAAAGAAGAGGGACGTTTTTTAGATGTATACAATGTATAGTGCCACTGAAGACAAATGATCTTAGCTTGGGAGCATTAATTTCCATGGGGTTTGGATTGTCTAGATTCTTCAGCACCAAATTCTCAAGTAACGGGCAATGGGAGATCAAACTTCCAAGTGATTCAGAAGAAATTGTGACTCGTCTTAGTTCTAGGCTAATTAACCTATCAAATCCCTTAAAGACTGGTGGAGGATGTATTAGAGATCTTGCGAGAGTCAAATGCCTCAAACCTGAACTtatgaaaaatgaagaaggcaGTTTGTATCGGTGACCAAACGGAAGTTTTAGAACAAGATGTTGAATGCCATTCCTATCAAGGAAATATATCAAGTGGTCAATATTAGGACATGTTCTTATATTAGGAATATCGAGGTAAACTTGGTAATTGGTCCTATATGAATGGCCAAAAGGTGATAGACAATGATAGTAAATCCAATTGTTATATCAAGTCCTCTCTGTCTTCCAAAGTGTTTGATCAAATTTCAGCTGTGGAAGTCTGCGGCAATTATATCTCCATTTCTTTGATAAGATGCTTGTCCTCACAACATCTCGTAAAGGAAACCTCGTTAGAATGTCATCGATTACACTATTGGGAAGGTTGCTAAGTACATCGGGGGGGAGGtaaacctttttttttgttaaattttggtattttattgatgaagtaatgaGTATAAACGCCACCTTACACCACCTCGGGCAAAATCCATACCCTACCTGGCCCAGTCGACTaggaaagaaataaacaaacaaccaaaaacaaaacaacTAACACTTTGAACCTCCCTGTCCTCTCTATCCCTTTGCTGGAGTTACTCTCAAATAGCGACATTTTAGTTTATCACTGTTAATGATCTTTCTTGCTGCTACTTTCAAACTACTGAAATCTTTGTAGTTGCACCCTCCTTTATCAATTGCAATATTAAGTACTCTGCTAGTTGATTTCCTTCTCAGAGAATGTGCTGGAATGCATGTTGTTTGTCCTGTAAGCATGTTTTGATTTCTGTCACCATCTCTGTGATTATCTAGGGACATGACCATTTTCCTTCTAGAATTTTATACAATAGCATAGAGTCTGTttgaatgattatattattgtgCTGTTTCTGCCTGCTATGTTTACATACTTCTAGAATCGCCTTCGCCTCTGCTACAATGTTAGTGGTGTTTTTAATAGTAGCTTCCTTTGCATACAGTAAATCCCCTCTTTCATTCCTCAAACAAAAGGCATAGGAGCTTATACTTGAATTTCCCCTCGAAGTCCCATCTGTATTATATTTTAGCCAGCCTACTGGTGGGAAATCCCACAATACTCTTGTTACCTTCCTCTTGGGACTGTAACCTTCCAATTCTTTAATCATATCTGACCAATTACTAGGACATTTTATATTAGGCTTCCTCATTTGTATCATCATTCGgaggagaaaataaaatttacaagtGGATCTGGACAAAAGGCATCCCTTTTAAAGTGCCATTCATAATGTGGAGATtatgaaaatttaaattacCTATAGATGACAGAGTGAGAAGATGGGGACTGGAAGGTCCATCTAGGTGTTGATGTTGTGAAAGACCTACTCAAAAAACACTTGCTCATGTGTTACGGGGATCTTTTTTAGCTAACAGAACTTGGtcttatttttgttcttttgcaGGTTTTAACATTGAAGGACTGCACTTGAGGGAAGTGATAATGCTATGGTGGGAGAGATGTTAAAAAAGCAATGAGATCATACTATCGAGCTATCTCTAGCTTTATAATATGAGAACTTTGGAGAAGGAAGAATATAATGAAGCATGAGGGAAATAAGACATCAATTCAGAGAGTCATTTGTAATATTACCGGGAACATTTTCAGAATGCTACAAATGAGGAAGCCTAATATGAAATGTCCTAGTAATTGGCTAGATATGATTAAAGAATTGGAAGGTTACAGTTCTAAGATGAAGGTAACAAGAGTATTGTGGGATTTTCCACCAGTAGGCTGGCTAAAATACAATATATATGGGGCTTCGAGGGAAAATCCAGGTATAAGCTCCTATGCCTTTTGTTTGAGGAATGAAGGAGGGGATTTACTGTATGCAGAGGGAACTACTATTGAAAACACCACTAACTCTGTAGCAGAGGCGAAAGTGATTTTAGAAGCATGTAAACATAGCAGGTAGGAACAACACATTAATATAATCATTCAAACAGATTCTATGCTTTTGTACAAGATTCTAGAAGGAAAATGGTTATACCCTTGGATAATCACAGAGATGGTGACAGAAATCAAAACATGCTTACAGGACAAACAACATACATTCCAACATATTCTCAGGGAAGAAAATCAACTAGCAGAGTACTTAATATTGCAATTGATAAAGGAGGGTGCAACTACAAAGATTTCAGCAGTTTGGAAGTAGCAGGAAGAAAGATCATTAACAGTGATAAACTAAAATATCGTTATTTGAGAGTAACTCCAGCAAAGAGATAGAGGGGCAAGGAGGTTCAAAGTgttagatattttatttttgattgtttgtttatttctttcctAGTTGATTGAGCCATGTAGGGTGTGAATTTTGTCCGAGGTGGTGTTTTATACTCAttaattcatcaataaaatatcaaaatttaaccgaaaaaaataaaaaataatagggATGAGGAGAGATAGAAGACCAAAAAAGTATTAAAGAGAGCTAATTAGATTGAGTATGACGCATCTTCATTTTAACAAGGATATGACTTTAGATATGAATGTGTGAATGTCATGGATAAGGATAGAAGATTATTAAGTAGTCAACCGTTATTTTATTCTATTCAGTAATCTAGAGCACTGGGTTTGTCGTAGTATTGTCCTATTTATGTAGTTTTTGACTTTTGGTACCTGTTATCATCTATTATTTACCACGTTTAAGTGATCGTACCTTGTTGTTGACGTTACGATTCCTTGCATATATGCTCCACATGTTTTTCTATTAGTTGTCGTATATTTCTTTCAATTACTACTTTGATTTGCTTCACTTGAGTAGAGGGTCTTTTGAAAACAGCTCCTCTACCTGTTGCCTCTACCTTCAATAGGTAAAGGTAAAATCTGCGTATACTTCACTCTCTAGACTTTACTTTGTGGTCCgctgaatatattattattgttatatatGCTGTAACAAATTTTTGTACGTTTGACCATgaaattttttctctttttgttttgaattaatttttaatttcttttagaaATCTGTGTTTGATAATAAAATTTTCGTTCAAATTTAGGAAAGTGCTTCGAAACCTGTTTTCCAATTCTATCTTTATAAAATTCAAACTAAATTGCTCTATACTCTTCtttgtgaaaaaaatataaccAACACAACTCTAAgtttataaatttcaaataaagtaaaaaaaataattaaaatctaTGACCAAACATCCGagacaagaaaatttgattcaaaattgaTGAGAGTAGGCCCTGCTTGTAAGAATAAAAATATCGttgaaatttaatttcaagCTTATATAATTGCACCATAATTGTCATAAAAAAATGTTGCACCATATATTCCAACTTGGCATAAATATACACTCAGATTCCTATGTTTTTTGTGACACTATTAAGGATGGGAAACTGGGCGAGGCGGTTGCGGGGCAAACCTACGAAGACTTTGTCCCGCATAAATCCGTGAAGACTCTAATCCGCTCtgcatgaatattttttttgttttcaacCCGCCTTGTATAAACTCGCCCAAACTCATATTGACCAGCAACCCACCCCACCCTGcattaaatttgaaaaagttATTTCAACCCACCCCGCACCTGCATAGCTTAAAACCCGCCCTGCCCCACCCCACATAACCTAAAACCCGCCCGCTCCGTCGCCAGCCCTAGacacttttcaaaatt contains the following coding sequences:
- the LOC129879565 gene encoding F-box/FBD/LRR-repeat protein At1g13570-like, with the protein product MSLFESNSSKGIERTGRFKVTNYQVYLDIPNIRTCPNIDHLIYFLDRNGIQHLVLKLPFGHRYKLPSSFFISSGLRHLTLARSLIHPPPVFKGFDRLISLELRRVTISSESLGSLISHCPLLENLVLKNLDNPNPMEINAPKLRSFVFSGTIHCIHLKNVPLLSNASYIPTEFFVEEGHDLAKIFESISALENLCWKQDILQMVHVGPAKAMPTRLPSALNCLKRLYISWITLGEFFEFSFVLCLIRSSPNVEEIEIKVCGDPDVDHHCEPVPRDVLDEIPSSFSNMTFNHLRTVKFYDVIGAEAEMQFIKVLLAKSPALVRMVIKPCEIGDKESLKALAEITKFQRASSKAEVEYCVD
- the LOC129880024 gene encoding protein NSP-INTERACTING KINASE 1-like isoform X2, which codes for MEIRNSLHDPHGVLNWDESSVDPCSWNMISCSSDKFVTGLAGASQSLSGKISPYIHNLTHLELLLLQSNNITGSIPTELGMLQKLRTIDLSDNQLTGKIPPSLAQLKSLQYLRLNNNSLSGAVPLELSNMTQLTLLDLSFNNLSGPVPRFLAKTFNILGNPVICATGKEPECNGTTTSMPLPFTLNNSQNAQPFGRPKTHKIALAFGTSLGCICLLIIGFGFFLWCRQNHNKQIFFDINEQHHEQVCLGNLRRFQFRELQAATNNFSNKKILGKGGFGNVYKGCLSDGTIVAVKRLKDGNAIGGDKQFQTEVEMISLAVHRNLLRLYGFSMTPTERLLVYPYMSNGSVASRLKAKPPLDWTIRKRIALGAARGLLYLHEQCDPKIIHRDVKAANILLDDDCEAVVGDFGLAKLLDHRDSHVTTAVRGTVGHIAPEYLSTGQSSDKTDVFGFGILLLELISGQRALEFGKAANQKGAMLDWVKKIHLEKKLDMLVSKDLKDKYDRIELEEMVQVALICTQYHPSHRPKMSEVVRMLEGDGLAEKWEASQRADSTRCRANEFSSSERYSDLTDDSSLLVQAMELSGPR
- the LOC129880024 gene encoding protein NSP-INTERACTING KINASE 1-like isoform X1 translates to METRSMNGVFGFVVLLCFLVYSNAMLTPGGVNYEVQALMEIRNSLHDPHGVLNWDESSVDPCSWNMISCSSDKFVTGLAGASQSLSGKISPYIHNLTHLELLLLQSNNITGSIPTELGMLQKLRTIDLSDNQLTGKIPPSLAQLKSLQYLRLNNNSLSGAVPLELSNMTQLTLLDLSFNNLSGPVPRFLAKTFNILGNPVICATGKEPECNGTTTSMPLPFTLNNSQNAQPFGRPKTHKIALAFGTSLGCICLLIIGFGFFLWCRQNHNKQIFFDINEQHHEQVCLGNLRRFQFRELQAATNNFSNKKILGKGGFGNVYKGCLSDGTIVAVKRLKDGNAIGGDKQFQTEVEMISLAVHRNLLRLYGFSMTPTERLLVYPYMSNGSVASRLKAKPPLDWTIRKRIALGAARGLLYLHEQCDPKIIHRDVKAANILLDDDCEAVVGDFGLAKLLDHRDSHVTTAVRGTVGHIAPEYLSTGQSSDKTDVFGFGILLLELISGQRALEFGKAANQKGAMLDWVKKIHLEKKLDMLVSKDLKDKYDRIELEEMVQVALICTQYHPSHRPKMSEVVRMLEGDGLAEKWEASQRADSTRCRANEFSSSERYSDLTDDSSLLVQAMELSGPR